The Panicum virgatum strain AP13 chromosome 5K, P.virgatum_v5, whole genome shotgun sequence genome has a window encoding:
- the LOC120707709 gene encoding uncharacterized protein LOC120707709: MSAPGAKATLAVSPDLLEASEELPLAPTATEEFLLAEEEVPPVSSSPEAFALARRHSAPDLFSPTEVRVRWAGEGSRFWALASGESSDEECEDVGKGSTESGGDGDLQRDTLDTMLGAPF, encoded by the exons ATGAGCGCCCCCGGTGCCAAAGCAACCCTGGCCGTGAGCCCGGACCTGCTGGAGGCTAGCGAGGAGCTGCCGCTTGCTCCAACTGCAACGGAGGAATTCCTATTGGCGGAGGAGGAAGTGCCCCCGGTGTCAAGCTCACCGGAGGCTTTCGCGCTGGCGCGGAGACATTCGGCTCCTGACCTGTTTTCGCCAACCGAGGTGCGAGTGAGATGGGCAGGTGAGGGTTCTCGTTTCTGGGCGCTAGCTTCTGGAGAAAGCTCTGATGAGGAGTGCGAAGACGTCGGTAAGGGGTCGACGGAGTCGGGCGGAGATG GTGATCTTCAGAGGGACACACTGGATACGATGTTGGGCGCTCCTTTCTAA